CGCGGGGTGCGACCTCACGGGCGCCGATCTCTCTCACCTCAACCTCGAGGGGATCGACCTCGAGGGCGCCATGCTCGAGTCGGCCTTTCTCACCGGGAGCATCTTGCGAAGAGCGAAGCTCACCGGAGCCGTCCTGGCGCGAGCCAACCTGGAGGCCGCGGATCTCTCGGAGGCCAAGCTCAACGGAGCCAATTTCGGTTCGGCGTGCCTGCGGGACGTGAAGGCAGGTGGAGGCGTCGATTTCGGCGAGGCCGTGCTCGTCAAGGCGGACCTCTGGGGAGCGGATCTGTCCGGCGCCAACCTCTCGCGCGCCGACCTCTCCGAGGCCAATTTCTGCGACACCAACCTGGAGAACGCCGTCGCGGAAGAGGCGATGTTCCAGCAGGTGGACCTCACGGGAGCGCGACTCGTGGGCGCGCGGCTCTCGGGGTGCACGTTCAACGAGGTGAACGTGACCGAGGTCGATTTCACCGGCGTCGACCTGAGCTCCGCCACCTTCATCGCCGCCCAGGGCGACCGCGCCATCTTCCGAAACGTGATGGCAAAGGACCTCACGAGCGTGATGGGCTCGTCCTTCGCTGGCGCAGACTTCGCCGGCGCGAACCTCGCCGGCGCGAACCTGATGGGGACGAGCCTCGCCGGCAGCGACCTCTCCGACGCCGACCTGCGCGGCGCGCTGCTCAACGAGGCCGACTTGACGGAGGCGAGCCTCGATCGCGCGAACCTCGCCGAGGCCATGCTGACCCGCGCCAACCTCACCGGGGCGTCGCTCTACGCCGCTGACCTGAGGCAGAGCATCATGAACCATGCGTGCGTCCAGGGGGCCAACTTCGAGAAGGCCAACCTGTTCAGCGTGTGCGCCGATCGAATGGTTGGAGATGACGACACGAGCTTTGCCGGCGCCAACCTCAAGCGACTCAGGGTAATACCGGCCTAGAGGGAGCATGGACAGGGAAGCGCTGCGCAAGCTGATCGAACAAGAAGAGGTCGTTTCGGAGCTGGACTTGTCGGGCTTCGACCTGTCGGGGCTCGACCTCTCCGGCGGGATCTTCGAAGATGTCCGCTTCACCAACGCCAACCTCGCCGGCGTCAAGGTGCGCGAGGCGATCTTTCACCGCTGTGACCTCGCGGGAGCCAACCTGAAGGGGCTGGATTTTCACCTCGGCACGGCCATGGATTGCACGTTCACGGGGGCCGTGCTCGCCGACGCCTCGCTGGTTGGAGCGAACATCTCGGCCGTGGACCTCGAATCGGCCGATCTGACCGGAGCCGACCTCTCGTCGGCTACCATCGACCATGCCGAGCTCAAGAACGCCCGATTCGTCCGTGCCAACCTGACCGACGGCACCCTGTTTGGCGTCACGCTCGAGGGCACGGACTTCTCTCAGGCCAACTTGACCAGGGCTGTCTTGTTCCGTCAGGACCTGTCCCAGGCCATTCTCACGGGGACTACCCTCGTGGAAGCGATCCTGATCGAGGTAAGGATGGGGCCCAAGGACTTCCGGCGGATGGACCTCAGCAGAACGCAATTTACAAGCGCCGACCTGCAGGGTTGCGACTTTTCAGGGGCCACGCTGACGCAATGCGGCTTCAAGGGCGCCAACTTGACCGGGGCTCGACTGGACGGCGCCGTCGCCCGGCTGGCCGACTTCGTCGAAGCGACCCTGATGAACGCGAGCCTCACCCAGGCCGACCTGAGCCAAGCGCTCTTCGTCGACGCGCGCGCGGGCGCCACGAACCTCTCGGGCGCGCGGCTCGAGATGAGCGTCTGGCACCGGGCGAGGTGCCCGGGTGCCCGCTTCTGCCGGGCAGACCTGAGCCACGCAGACTTCTCCCACGCCGACGTGTCGTCCGCCGATTTCTCCGATGCGACGCTGTCGCGCGCGCGGCTGCACCGTGTGACGGACAAGGGCACGATCTGGCCGCCGAGCAAGGCGCTGGCGCACGGAGACGACCAGGAGCTCAAGGAAGCAGAAGACTGGCAGGCCAACGTCCTTGGGAGGCCTGCCGGCAGTCAACGCCCCCCTCACTCATGAGGAAACCATGCAGAGCGCAGCAAGAGCGAGACAATACCAGCGGGAAGCCTACGGCGATCACGGCGCCGTGCTCCGCATCGATGGCCCCGCGTACATCGTCGAGACCGAGCATGGCGAGATCCGCGCGAGGCGCGCGACGAGCTGCCTGCTGGAGCCTGCCACCGGAGACCTGGTGCTCCTCACCACCGTGAACGGCACGCATTACATCCTCGCCGTCCTCGAGCGAGAGGAGGGCGCGCCCTCACACCTCGTCTCCGAAGGAGATCTACAGATTCGTTTGCGGCGCGGCTCGCTGGGCCTCTCGGCGCCCGACGGTGTACACGTGGCAGCCGGCAAGGACCTCTCGATGGCCGCGTCGACCTTCCGTGTCCAGGCCAAGGAGGGGCACGTCGCGCTGGAGCTGTTCTCGTTCCTCAGCAAGGTGGCTCGCGGCGAGGTCGACCGCGCCAAGCTGGTCGGCCGGAGCCTC
The DNA window shown above is from Sorangium aterium and carries:
- a CDS encoding DUF3540 domain-containing protein, with product MQSAARARQYQREAYGDHGAVLRIDGPAYIVETEHGEIRARRATSCLLEPATGDLVLLTTVNGTHYILAVLEREEGAPSHLVSEGDLQIRLRRGSLGLSAPDGVHVAAGKDLSMAASTFRVQAKEGHVALELFSFLSKVARGEVDRAKLVGRSLDSALERLSQRVKRSYRIVEEADHVRAERIDYAAKGNLAIHSENAKITACHVVKIDADQIQVG
- a CDS encoding pentapeptide repeat-containing protein, producing MDREALRKLIEQEEVVSELDLSGFDLSGLDLSGGIFEDVRFTNANLAGVKVREAIFHRCDLAGANLKGLDFHLGTAMDCTFTGAVLADASLVGANISAVDLESADLTGADLSSATIDHAELKNARFVRANLTDGTLFGVTLEGTDFSQANLTRAVLFRQDLSQAILTGTTLVEAILIEVRMGPKDFRRMDLSRTQFTSADLQGCDFSGATLTQCGFKGANLTGARLDGAVARLADFVEATLMNASLTQADLSQALFVDARAGATNLSGARLEMSVWHRARCPGARFCRADLSHADFSHADVSSADFSDATLSRARLHRVTDKGTIWPPSKALAHGDDQELKEAEDWQANVLGRPAGSQRPPHS